A part of Diprion similis isolate iyDipSimi1 chromosome 12, iyDipSimi1.1, whole genome shotgun sequence genomic DNA contains:
- the LOC124413011 gene encoding odorant receptor 47b-like — protein sequence MKRRVTLRTAIKITKYTITPIASWPLPPEASTLEVVLHNFCWWFSILHTTLTSSAWFYNIYIHRDDPDTIIKVLSEIGAIYSTVFKMLICKIEAPRLQPLPGDAAYPFSIEPTWIWMILYASHSLIIVQVGCMAILDFMFAILLWYAGARFEMLGSEFQKATNESDVKRCVQKHQDLIKYVDKLKLTTRIMALEVTTIALFAVTTGGFVLIRVRLRLHLNTHITFMAKYIFFEIVSALELFLFTWPADNLIDKSEKVGYAAYNCTWEGKSPGMLQDLLIVMLRAKSPMIIAIDGLLPILSLELYGSTLSASFSYLTSLRAVAAT from the exons ATGAAGCGACGCGTTACACTCCGGACTGCCATCAAAATCACCAAATACACAATAACTCCTATAGCTTCGTGGCCATTGCCGCCCGAAGCCTCCACCTTGGAAGTCGTGTTGCACAACTTTTGCTGGTGGTTTTCAATCCTTCACACGACATTGACTTCTTCCGCCTGGTTTTATAACATTTATATCCACAGAGATGATCCTGACACGATCATTAAGGTTTTGTCAGAGATTGGAGCCATATACTCTACGGTATTCAAAATGTTGATCTGCAAAATAGAAGCTCCACGTCTGCAG CCTCTACCAGGAGACGCTGCATATCCATTTTCAATAGAGCCAACTTGGATTTGGATGATCCTGTACGCTTCGCACAGCCTGATCATAGTCCAGGTCGGATGCATGGCAATACTCGACTTCATGTTTGCAATTCTACTGTGGTATGCCGGTGCCAGATTTGAAATGCTTGgatcagaatttcaaaaggcAACTAATGAAAGCGATGTTAAACGCTGTGTCCAAAAGCATCAAGATCTGATAAA ATACGTGGATAAACTGAAACTCACAACGCGTATTATGGCTCTGGAAGTCACTACTATTGCACTTTTCGCCGTCACCACAGGAGGCTTCGTTCTTATCCGTGTAAGGTTGAGACTGCATCTGAATACCCACATTACGTTCA TGGCGAAGTATATTTTCTTCGAGATCGTTTCCGCTTTGGAACTCTTCTTATTCACCTGGCCAGCAGATAATTTGATCGATAAG AGCGAGAAGGTCGGATACGCAGCTTATAACTGTACCTGGGAAGGAAAATCGCCTGGCATGCTTCAGGACTTATTAATCGTCATGCTCCGAGCTAAATCCCCGATGATCATAGCGATTGACGGCTTACTTCCAATCTTGTCACTTGAACTCTACGGATCC ACGCTGTCGGCGAGTTTCTCCTATCTCACAAGCCTGCGAGCTGTCGCTGCTACTTAG